GCCGTGTTGGCGCTTAAGCCGCTCACTGTGGCGCTCGTACCTGTCACGGTGGCCTTGAGGGCGCCGTTCTGGTACACCTCGTAACTCGCCACGCCGCAGTTGTCGCTGGCCGCCGTCCAGGACAGGCTCACGCTGTCGCTGGTCTTGCCCGGCGCGGTCAGGCTGCCGGGCACGCCAGGGGCCACGGTATCGGTCTGGCACACCGGAGGAGGCGTGCTGCCGCCGCGCGAGGACACTACTTGCCGCGCGGGCACGTTGAGCGTGGCCCCGTCCGAGAACGTCACCGTAATGGCGCTGCTGCCGGGGTTATAGGCCGCGTAGGTGCGGGTGCTGCCCTTCTTGAACACGGCGTAGTTGGGAACGTTGGCGGTCACGCTGGTGTCCACCTGGCCCACGGCGTTCAGGCTGTGCAGGAACTGGTAGGTGTGGGCCTTGGTTTCGCCCTCTTCAGGGGTGTAGGCGCCGCTGCCAAATTTGCCCACCGCTCCGGCAGCGTTGTACAGACTGTAGACCTGCCAGAAGATGTCACGCCACATGGTGGGTTCGCGGCCCAGGAAGTCATAATTGGTTTTTAGGTAGGCCGGGTTGCGGCCCAGGTACAGGCTGCCCGCCGTCATCGGTAGGAAGTTGATGCCCTGAATGGCTTCTTTTTCGGCGCTGAACCATGTGGAATAGGCGCCGCCGTCGCCCCAGACCATGCCCACGGCGGGTTTGTTGAAGCCGGCGGGGAACACGCCGCCCCCCTGGTTAAACCAGTACTGCTCAATGGCGGTCGTTTCGGTGGCGTACAGATAGATGCCCAGGTCGCGCACCGCCGTGTTGCCCGTCACCGAGCCCCAGTTCACCAGCGCCGAGGAAAAGTTCATGTCCTCGCTGCTCGATTCCTGGTTGTTGCCGGCCGCAAAGCCCGAGTGCCCGGCCGCCCACGAATGCCCGGCGTAGGGGTCAAAGTTGCGCAGGCGCGGGAATTGCCCGGTGTTGCCGGTCCAGTTGGCCGCGTCCATGATCAGGTCGTTGATGCTGGCGCCCCAGGTGCGGCCCTGGGGGGTGGCGCCGCTGGGCCAGCTGGGGCGGTACTGAGTCAGCAGCGCGGCGGCCTTGATGAAATAGCCCCAGTGGAAGTGGTGATCGTTCAGCTCTTCCTCGCTGCCGTAACCCTGCGGATAGCCGATCAGGGTGCCCCACGCCGAGTTGTAATAGAAGTAGTTGCTGCCCTGACCGTCCAGCCAGTCCTGCAGCACACGCTGAATGGCGTCCAGGAAGGCCGTTTGCGCGCCAGAGTTCCCGACCTGTTCGGCCAGCGGGACCAGTTCGGCCAGTTTGCCCAGGCCCTTGCCCACCCAGTACGAATCGCCGGTGGGGTTGAGGGTCGCGCTGGTGTTGGCCTCGTTCACGTAGGCGGCCAGCTGCGTCTTGTTCAGGGTATTGGCCGAGCCGTTGTCGGGAAGGTAAGGCAGCACGCCCTGGAATTTCTGGCTGGTGGTAAAGCTGCCCGCCCCGCGCACCACCCGCATTTCGCCGCGCGGCGAAGCGTAGGTGTAGCCGGTGTTCACACTGCCCGAGTTCAGCCACTGGTGGCGGTAGAGCGCCATGACCGTGCCGTTGGCGCTGCCTTCTTTGGCCACAGTGTTCACGGTGTAGGTGCTGTTCAAGGTGGCAGTGGCCGCGTTGTAATTCCAGCTGACGCTGCTGCCCGTCACGAAGTTATAGGCGTAGGTCTTGAAATCGTTCAGCGTGGCGACCGTGTTGTCCGGCAGGGCGGCAATCGAGTAGTAGTCCTTGCCGTTCAGGGTGGAGGTGGCCACCGTGTTGTTCACGCTCCAGCTGGACCCGCTGGGCGCAAAGATGCCGTAGTGGCGCCCATTGACCGTGATGCCCAGGACGTTGCCCTGATTGGACCAGACGGTGGGCGTGGCAATAAACGTGATCTGCGCGTTGCCGCCTGTTTTGGTGGCGTACACGAAAGGCAGGCCGTGCCCGAACGTGGCGCGCAGGGTGCGGGCGCCGTCGTTCCAGAGGGCAGTGGCCGTCCAGTCGCCCCAGTCGTCCACCTTGGTATCAGGGGCGTTCAGGCCGCTGACACCCAGCGTCAGGTCAGGCGTGTAGGGGTACTCGTATTTCTCCAGCCCCGGCGCTCCCACGATCTGCGAGCGGTTGGGGTAGCTGACTTCCAGGCCACCCGCGCGGGCGTGCATCGCCAGAGGATGGGCGAACATGTTCTCGGAATAGGCGTTGCCCGCATTGCGCTTGAACAGCAGCGACGACCAGAACTCGTTGGTGGGGGCCTTGCCCTTGGCGGCGCCGGCGGCGGTCCAGGCGGGTGTCAGGAGGGCCCCGGAGGTGTTGGTGGGGCCGCCCTTCGCACCGGGAGGCGGCGAGTTGCCGTAATCCAGACTGCTCAGCACTGGGCTCTGGGCTGCGGGCGCTGAAGCCACGGGGCTGCTCCCCTGCGGCGTCACACTTCCGCAGGCTGACAGGGCGAGGCTCAGACCGAGCAGCAGGGTAAAACGGGCGCGACTTCTGGACATACGACACCTCCTGACCGCCCAGCAGGGGACGGTCAAATCGAAAACGTTTTCAGGATGAACGAATGGGAAGGAAGCTGGGTTAAGGACGGGCGTAGCGCACCGATTCGCGCACGCTCAGGGTGAGGGGCAGGTCAGGGTGAGGCAGGGGCTCGTCGGGGGTCAGCAGCTGATGCAGCACGGCCCCGGCCGCCTGCTGGCCCATCTCGAACAGGGGCTGATGCACCGAAGTCAGGGGCGGCAGGGTGAACTGGGACGCAGGCAGGTCGTCAAAACCCATCAGCGAGATGTCGTCCGGCACGCGAATGCCGCGCCGGTAGAGCCCCAGCCGCGCCCCGTAGGCCATCTGGTCATTGGCCGCGAAGATGGCCGACAGGCCGACGCCCTGCCCCAGCCAGTGTTCGACCGCCAAAATGCCGGCCGTTTCATTGAAATCACCTTCAAACACCAGACGTGGGTCGAAGGCCAGGCCCGCGTCGGCCAGGGCCAAGCGGTAGCCTTCCAGGCGGTCCACCGCGTCGCGCTGTGACGGCACGCCGGTCAGGTGCCCGATGCGGCGGTGGCCCAGCTGAATCAGGTGGGTGGTGGCCAGAAAGGCGCCCTGCACGTTGTCGATGCTCAGGCACATGGGTTCCAGACCCGGCACCCGGCGGCCCACCAGGGCCAGCGGAAAGCGGGCGGCCAGGTCACGCAGGGCCTGGTCGGTCAGCCGGCCCCCCAGGATAATCAGGCCGTCCACCTGCCGCCGGGTCAGGGCAGTGATGGCCGCCGACTCATCCTGAATCTCCCAGTGCCCATTGACGAAGATGGGCTGGTAGCCACTCCCCGCAAAACCGGCGTCTATACCGCGTGAGACTTCGTTGTAAAAGGGGCTGGCAATGTCCTGGGTCAGCACGCCGATGGTCATGGAGCGGCCGCGCACCAGGCCCTGCGCGGCGGCGTTGGGTTCGTAGCCCAGCTCCTGCGCGGCGGCCAGCACCCGCGCCCGTTTGTCGCCGGCCACGGCCGAGGAGCCGTTCAGCGTGCGCGACACCGTGCTGATGGACACGTCGGCGGCGCGGGCGATGTCTTTGATGGTCACGTTGCGCGTCATAGGGACAAGTCTGCTCCAGAAGGCGGGCACAGGGCGCAGCGGGAAGGGCAGCCGTCTGCGGCCCGCTGAACTGAATTGAGGTCTAGGCCCCGAGCTTAATCGGCTTTGAAAACGTTGTCAAATGGTGCGGTCTGCCTGGTCTACCGCTTATGCCTTAGGCTGCCGCCATGACGCTCACCACCCCGGACCTTCAGGCCCAGATTGAACGCGGGCTGCGCGACCTGGCTGACCTCGTGGCGCTGCCCAGCGTGTCGGCGCAGGGCCGTCACTTGCCCGAAACAGCCGCTGCCGTCACGGCCCTGCTGGAAGCCGAGGGCTTCCGCGTGCAGGCCTATCCTGGTCAGGTGGCCCCGGTGCTGGTCGCCGAGGCCGGTGAGGGGCCCTTTACCCTGCTGATCTACAACCACTACGACGTGCAGCCCGAAGACCCCACCGAGTTGTGGGACACGCCGCCCTTCACCCTGACCGAGCGGGACGGGCGCCTGTACGGGCGCGGCGCCAGTGACGATAAGGGCGAACTGATTTCTCGTTTGGCCGGGCTGCGGGCGCTCAAGGCCGCGCGGGGGGGGCAGCTGCCCTTAAAGGTCAAGTGGCTCATTGAAGGTGAAGAAGAGGTGGGCAGCCCCAGCTTAGAGGCGTTTGTGGCCGAGCACGCCGCCGAGCTGAAGGCGGACGGCGTGTGGTGGGAATTCGGGTCGGTGACGCCCGAGGGCCGCCCGGTGCTGTACGCCGGTCTCAAGGGCATCGTGTGCCTGGAACTGCGCTGCCGGGTGGCCGCCAGCGACCTGCACAGCAGCAATGGGGCCGTGGTGGACAATCCGCTGTGGCGCCTGGCCTCGGCGGTGGCGGGCCTGCGGGACGCCGACGGCACGGTCCTGATCCCCGGCTTCCATGACGAGGTGCGCCCGGCCAGCGAGGCCGACCTGGCCGCCATTGCCCGCCTGCCCGGTCAAGGCGAGGCCCTGCGCGACACCTACGAGGTCACGCGGCCCCTGGGCAAGGCGGCGGACTACCACACCCGCCTCAACCTCAAACCCGTAGTGAACGTGAACGGCTTTCACGGTGGCTACGAGGGCGAGGGGAGCAAGACGGTGCTGCCGGCTTCTGGCATGGTCAAGCTGGATTTCCGGCTGGTGCCGCATCAGGACCCGGCGCGGGTGGTCGAGTTGCTGCGGACCCATCTGGACGCCGGGGGCTTTGCCGACATTGAGATCATTGAACTGGAAAGCCATCAGCACCCGTCGCGCAGTGACCTCTCGCACCCCTTCGTGCAAACCGCAGTGCAGGTGGCGCAGGAGGTTTACGGGGCCGAGCCCATCCTGAACCCCAGCAGCGGCGGCAGCGGGCCGATGCATCCGTTTATGGCCCATGTGGGGGCGCCCGTTATTGCGCTGGGGATTGGGAATATTGGGGGGCGGGTACACGCGCCGAATGAAAACATTCTGCGGCGGGATTTTGAGACGGGGGTGCGGTTTGCGGCGGCGTTTTTAGAGGCATTGGGCGGTTAGCCCCACCCCCCCAGCCCCCTTCCCCAAAGGGGTAGGAGGAGCAGACGTTGGCACTGGGCAAGAGTTGCTCCTGGCGTTGGCGAAGCCGTTCTTTTCATTGATGGGTCCGGCCTCGACGCCATCCGCTGCCCCCGCGCAAGGGCCTGCGCGCTGCGCGCACAATGGCCTCGCCTGGACCTGGGCGGGAATGGGGCAGGAAGGCTTGGTGCGTGCAGTGGGTTCTACTTTTGAAAAGAAGGGGGCCGTTGCTTGCTGTCCACTTGTATGGAACCGGCACAGCTCTGAAAAAAAGGGCGGAGGTCGTTCAGACTCCTGCCTCTCCTTCGCCCCCGCTTTTCCTATTTCCTACAACCCACTCCCCACTTCCCAACCTTCACGCATCCGGGTAGACCTTGACCTCCGTGATGTGCGCCCGGTCAGGGCGGCTCAGAGCGTGGGCCACGCTCTTGGCCAGGCCACGGGGGTCAATCATGGTGTCCCAGGCCAGGCCAGCGTCACGGTTGGTCGGCGTATCGATGGCGCCCATGGGGTACAGCACCATGCCGCGCACCCCTTTGCCTTTCAGTTCGTCGTGCAGGCTCAGCACGTAGGCCGCCACGGCCGCTTTGCTGGCGGTGTACAGCGCCGCCTTGGGGCCGCTCAGGCGGGCCGCCTGCCCGGCGCTAATTCCCAGAATTAGGCCGTCTTTTTGCTTGAGCATATGAGGCAGCACGCCCTGCACCGCATGAAACAGGCTGGTCATGTTCGTGTCGAACAGGGTGCGCAGGTCGGCGGGTGTGGCCTTCTGGGCGTCCTGGGTGGTAAATGTCCCCACCGTATGAATCAGGGTGTCGACCTTGACCTTTTTCAGCGCGTCAATGCTGGAGGGGTCGGTCAGGTCAAGGTCCAGCACCTCGGTGGCCGGAAAGCGGTCGGCAGCGCGCGCCAGCGACTCGCCGCGCCCCACCAGCACCATCTGGGCGCCGGCGTCGTCGAGTTCCTGGGCAATGGCGGTGGCAAGAGCGCCGCCCGCGCCGGTCAGCATGATGGTGGAGGAGCCGAGATTCGCCATGCCCCAGGGTAACGGGTGAGCTGTGGGGGCGGCGGCC
The Deinococcus betulae DNA segment above includes these coding regions:
- a CDS encoding LacI family DNA-binding transcriptional regulator is translated as MTRNVTIKDIARAADVSISTVSRTLNGSSAVAGDKRARVLAAAQELGYEPNAAAQGLVRGRSMTIGVLTQDIASPFYNEVSRGIDAGFAGSGYQPIFVNGHWEIQDESAAITALTRRQVDGLIILGGRLTDQALRDLAARFPLALVGRRVPGLEPMCLSIDNVQGAFLATTHLIQLGHRRIGHLTGVPSQRDAVDRLEGYRLALADAGLAFDPRLVFEGDFNETAGILAVEHWLGQGVGLSAIFAANDQMAYGARLGLYRRGIRVPDDISLMGFDDLPASQFTLPPLTSVHQPLFEMGQQAAGAVLHQLLTPDEPLPHPDLPLTLSVRESVRYARP
- a CDS encoding M20/M25/M40 family metallo-hydrolase gives rise to the protein MTLTTPDLQAQIERGLRDLADLVALPSVSAQGRHLPETAAAVTALLEAEGFRVQAYPGQVAPVLVAEAGEGPFTLLIYNHYDVQPEDPTELWDTPPFTLTERDGRLYGRGASDDKGELISRLAGLRALKAARGGQLPLKVKWLIEGEEEVGSPSLEAFVAEHAAELKADGVWWEFGSVTPEGRPVLYAGLKGIVCLELRCRVAASDLHSSNGAVVDNPLWRLASAVAGLRDADGTVLIPGFHDEVRPASEADLAAIARLPGQGEALRDTYEVTRPLGKAADYHTRLNLKPVVNVNGFHGGYEGEGSKTVLPASGMVKLDFRLVPHQDPARVVELLRTHLDAGGFADIEIIELESHQHPSRSDLSHPFVQTAVQVAQEVYGAEPILNPSSGGSGPMHPFMAHVGAPVIALGIGNIGGRVHAPNENILRRDFETGVRFAAAFLEALGG
- a CDS encoding glycosyl hydrolase, with protein sequence MSRSRARFTLLLGLSLALSACGSVTPQGSSPVASAPAAQSPVLSSLDYGNSPPPGAKGGPTNTSGALLTPAWTAAGAAKGKAPTNEFWSSLLFKRNAGNAYSENMFAHPLAMHARAGGLEVSYPNRSQIVGAPGLEKYEYPYTPDLTLGVSGLNAPDTKVDDWGDWTATALWNDGARTLRATFGHGLPFVYATKTGGNAQITFIATPTVWSNQGNVLGITVNGRHYGIFAPSGSSWSVNNTVATSTLNGKDYYSIAALPDNTVATLNDFKTYAYNFVTGSSVSWNYNAATATLNSTYTVNTVAKEGSANGTVMALYRHQWLNSGSVNTGYTYASPRGEMRVVRGAGSFTTSQKFQGVLPYLPDNGSANTLNKTQLAAYVNEANTSATLNPTGDSYWVGKGLGKLAELVPLAEQVGNSGAQTAFLDAIQRVLQDWLDGQGSNYFYYNSAWGTLIGYPQGYGSEEELNDHHFHWGYFIKAAALLTQYRPSWPSGATPQGRTWGASINDLIMDAANWTGNTGQFPRLRNFDPYAGHSWAAGHSGFAAGNNQESSSEDMNFSSALVNWGSVTGNTAVRDLGIYLYATETTAIEQYWFNQGGGVFPAGFNKPAVGMVWGDGGAYSTWFSAEKEAIQGINFLPMTAGSLYLGRNPAYLKTNYDFLGREPTMWRDIFWQVYSLYNAAGAVGKFGSGAYTPEEGETKAHTYQFLHSLNAVGQVDTSVTANVPNYAVFKKGSTRTYAAYNPGSSAITVTFSDGATLNVPARQVVSSRGGSTPPPVCQTDTVAPGVPGSLTAPGKTSDSVSLSWTAASDNCGVASYEVYQNGALKATVTGTSATVSGLSANTAYTFKVRAKDSAGNVGSFTSDLSVTTAAASTTANLPGTVTTSGGAIANGASKNFPVNVTSAGTYRLSVQSASGQNSRTINVAFNGTNYDLALDAGQTVIADFPNVGTGAKTITITAKSDGVVLGSVSGANLSGGGNPTPCDTDSAAPSVPSGLTSPSKTGSSVALSWTASSDNCGVSKYEIYTNGALSGSVTGTSGTVSGLTGGTTYAFKVRAVDARNNASAFTGDLSVTTTFASTAVPGVVTTSVGAIANGAAKSYDLNVSAASNLRFLITNASSASSSAFTLSFNGRSVPLSIGAGQTIPVDFAGVGAGIKTLTLTANSAGVSLGKLEAVRY
- a CDS encoding SDR family oxidoreductase encodes the protein MANLGSSTIMLTGAGGALATAIAQELDDAGAQMVLVGRGESLARAADRFPATEVLDLDLTDPSSIDALKKVKVDTLIHTVGTFTTQDAQKATPADLRTLFDTNMTSLFHAVQGVLPHMLKQKDGLILGISAGQAARLSGPKAALYTASKAAVAAYVLSLHDELKGKGVRGMVLYPMGAIDTPTNRDAGLAWDTMIDPRGLAKSVAHALSRPDRAHITEVKVYPDA